The following are encoded in a window of Ricinus communis isolate WT05 ecotype wild-type chromosome 4, ASM1957865v1, whole genome shotgun sequence genomic DNA:
- the LOC8264746 gene encoding probable protein phosphatase 2C 55, with protein sequence MIAKKSRTEGSLEKPSIVTHYDGDLHHAARLKMNIGSFYLPKDNVERPLGEDAHFVCKEKDTIGVADGVGGWAKKGIDPGKYARELMENCVMVLKDEPKGSVNPRRVLEEAYLNTLSKGSSTACIMTLGDDNFLKYVNLGDSGLMVFRDRRLMYKSPVQQRGFNHPYQLGRCSDTPSLAYEDKVAVKAGDIVVAGTDGWLDNMFPFEVLEIIDQTEMEAEILAWMIAENALCSAVDDDYTSPFGIAAEKAGYKHEGGKYDDITVVVAMIEPLCRV encoded by the coding sequence ATGATCGCGAAGAAGAGCAGAACAGAAGGTAGTTTGGAGAAACCGAGTATTGTCACCCACTACGATGGAGATCTTCATCATGCAGCAAGATTGAAGATGAATATTGGGTCTTTTTACTTGCCAAAAGATAACGTAGAGAGACCACTAGGAGAAGATGCTCACTTTGTTTGCAAAGAAAAGGACACTATCGGTGTTGCCGATGGAGTCGGCGGGTGGGCTAAGAAAGGTATTGACCCTGGAAAATATGCAAGAGAGCTCATGGAGAATTGTGTGATGGTTTTGAAAGATGAACCTAAAGGGTCTGTTAATCCAAGAAGGGTCCTGGAAGAAGCTTATCTGAACACCCTTTCAAAGGGATCATCTACTGCATGCATTATGACACTTGGAGATGACAATTTCCTCAAGTATGTGAATTTGGGGGATAGCGGGTTGATGGTGTTTAGGGACAGGAGATTAATGTACAAGTCACCGGTGCAGCAGCGTGGTTTCAATCATCCATATCAGCTGGGGAGATGCTCTGACACTCCGAGTTTGGCTTATGAAGATAAGGTGGCGGTAAAAGCTGGAGATATTGTAGTTGCAGGAACGGATGGATGGCTTGATAATATGTTTCCATTCGAGGTTCTTGAAATCATTGATCAAACTGAGATGGAAGCAGAGATATTGGCTTGGATGATTGCTGAAAATGCATTGTGCAGTGCTGTTGATGATGACTATACTTCTCCCTTTGGCATAGCTGCTGAGAAGGCTGGGTACAAGCATGAAGGTGGCAAATACGATGACATTACAGTGGTTGTTGCTATGATTGAACCATTATGCAGGGTTTAA
- the LOC8264747 gene encoding protoheme IX farnesyltransferase, mitochondrial, which yields MWRNSVSFSAKLLLNPNYHHHYHHRIHGAGPLPSFAAFARCSSTSTFTGTTSPADSLKFDGTGAFSLSSAVNLARRYSRCYWELSKARLSMLVVATSGTGYVLGSGNAVDFAGLCWTCAGTMMVAASANSLNQVFEINNDSKMKRTRLRPLPSGRLTVPHAVTWASSVGLAGTAILASKANMLAAGLGASNLILYAFIYTPLKQIHPVNTWVGAVVGAIPPLLGWAAASGQVSLNAMILPAALYFWQIPHFMALAYLCRNDYAAGGFKMFSLADASGQRTALVALRNCLYLVPMGFLAYDWGVTSGWFCLESSLLTLAISASAFSFCRDRTMKKAKRMFHASLLYLPVFMSGLLFHRLCDNQAGLAEETELLSSSKAVVRGSGNDDRKTKERHRSASVQARPPVAYASVAPFPFLPAPSYATP from the exons ATGTGGAGGAACTCAGTGAGTTTCTCAGCAAAACTACTATTAAACCCtaattatcatcatcattatcatcaCCGTATCCATGGAGCAGGGCCTCTGCCTAGTTTTGCTGCATTTGCTCGGTGCTCATCAACATCAACATTTACTGGCACCACATCACCTGCAGattctttaaaatttgatgGAACTGGTGCTTTTTCTTTGAGTTCTGCAGTGAACTTGGCTCGCCGCTATAGCCGCTGCTATTGGGAGCTTTCTAAAGCTCGCCTCAG CATGTTAGTGGTTGCAACTTCTGGAACTGGATATGTACTTGGGAGTGGCAACGCTGTTGATTTTGCTGGACTTTGTTGGACCTGTGCTGGTACTATGATGGTTGCAGCATCTGCCAACTCATTAAATCAG GTGTTTGAGATCAATAATGATTCCAAAATGAAAAGAACAAGGCTAAGACCACTGCCTTCTGGCCGTCTCACAGTACCTCATGCCGTGACCTGGGCATCTTCTGTTGGTTTAGCTGGCACTGCTATATTGGCAAGCAAG GCTAATATGTTGGCAGCTGGTCTTGGAGCTTCCAATCTTATTCTATATGCATTTATCTATACACCATTGAAGCAGATTCACCCAGTTAACACATGGGTTGGGGCTGTTGTTGGTGCCATTCCACCACTGTTAGG GTGGGCTGCTGCTTCTGGCCAGGTTTCACTTAATGCAATGATTCTTCCTGCTGCACTTTATTTTTGGCAAATACCCCACTTCATGGCCCTTGCTTATTTGTGTCGCAATGATTATGCTGCCGGAGG GTTTAAGATGTTCTCTCTTGCTGATGCTTCTGGACAGAGAACTGCATTGGTGGCTCTTAGGAACTGCCTGTATCTGGTTCCAATGGGTTTTCTAGCCTATGATT GGGGTGTTACCTCTGGTTGGTTTTGTCTTGAATCATCACTCCTGACTCTAGCAATTAGTGCTTCAGCGTTTTCATTCTGCCGGGACCGAACAATGAAGAAGGCTAAGAGGATGTTTCATGCTAGTCTTCTGTATCTTCCTGTTTTTATGTCTGGGCTTCTATTTCACCGTCTCTGCGATAACCAGGCAGGTCTTGCAGAAGAGACTGAGCTTTTATCTTCCTCAAAAGCTGTAGTACGAGGCTCTGGAAATGATGATCGGAAGACCAAAGAAAGGCATAGAAGTGCTAGTGTACAAGCACGTCCACCTGTAGCATATGCTTCTGTTGctccatttccttttctgcCTGCTCCTTCATATGCTACTCCAtga